The genomic stretch TAGATTAAGTGATGTTTACACATTAAATCTCACCCGTTCTCTTTTTCAGTCATTCAAATGTGATACTGCAGGCCTTTATGGGTGTTTAACATGAAAGTCACTCACCACACTAGGTCCTGTTACAACATACATGTTTCTGGTTTGTTTGGGGTTAACGAAGAGCTGCATCTATTCACACCTCCCGTCCATTTGGCCTCCAGGTGAAGCAGTCTCTTTTCATGTTTTGGTCAATGTGCCTCATAACGCGCCCCGTGAGCGTCGTGGTAAATCCCCCTGCTGACGGATCACTTGTCTTTTTTCTGCTCCTTGCGAGCGCGAGAGGACATGAGTTTGAAGAAGAGCGCGGGCCACAGTGTGCGGAGGTAAATGGCCAGACTGGGCAGAGGTCCCGCCAGAACGACGTCTTTGCTCTTCTGACGGACAGCCTTCAGAACCGCCTGAGCCACATCTCCGGGGTCCCGACCCATCGCTGTGGTTTTATCCAAAACTGAAAACAGAGTTGCACAAACAAGAAATGTTGCATCAATGACACCCAGTCAGTAGGTCAACTAATACAGAAAACGGTTCTATTTCTGGGATGGTATTCTTTCTCTTGTTTGTCTTATCATTTTTTAATTCCATTTCAGCCTATTTTTATCTTCTATCTATTTATGTGTGTTTCTTTTATATCTCATCTTAAAGTgtaatttttgttatttttcaacctgaatcctaatttcccatgtttttgtgtctaaatgactaatggggacaacactttttgaaactggtccagtattgagggagaacgctgtaaccggcagccgcgAAACGAGCTccaagggcaagtgagcagcatcaatgcaacgttacgtccactagaagtgcttgtttttgccactgacgggctcagattgttataataagtgtctgacaacattatggaaaggactctacagagatataaaacatttttcttacctttcgcttaaTCCGGTCTGTTTGTAATTGTGTCCAAGTTcagctcaaggagaagtcttgttgtgaaattagaatatctgtatactctggctcaaataaatacgggcggccatcgaattcaaagacctcatccacattactgaaatcatctaaatattcagcaaCGACACTGAAAATATTCTAGATAACAATAAgctacaacacaacaaactctgcccggctggcactccCGTTTCCACcttggatgtattccactattccaccgttgtctccCGGCAACACGTCGCcttgccagatttcagaacgagacttctccttgagcgagactctttccataatgttgtcagacacttataataactatcagagcctgtcatgtcAGCTTATAGCCTCAACAGCAACATATTGCAGCatgtgagcagctgctgtctacagcgctctcccacaatactggaccaatttcagaaattgttgtccctattagtcagttagacagaaaaacatgagaaaatagaaacccaggttgaaaaataccaaagttacccttttaGGTTTTTTCACGTCTACAATGCAAATTTGTCACACTGGTTGAAATGCTCTCATTGTTAGTGTAatgacacacagtaacacacttCGCTGCCTCACCTCCATACTTGGAGCCGTCTCCTGTGACGGCGTTGACCGACAGGCTGGTTTTGATGTACCCAGGACTGATCACGGTCACTGGGATCCCGTAGCGTTCGATCTCGGCCCGTAAGCAGTCGAAGTAGGCCTGGGTGGCGTGCTTAGAGACGGCATCTGACCAACACGTGTACAAACCAGAGTCCTGCTTCATTTATCAATCAACCACAAAAATTGAAAAAACTCTTGGGTTTTTATTTGCCTTAGTTAAATGAGAGAAGACAACTTACAAGCTGATCGGTAAGGAATGGCTATCTTGCCCTGGACGCTGCTGATGACAACGATGTGGCCACTGCGCCGACGAACCATGGAGGGCAGGAGAGCTGtgaagggaggagagaagaaagaaagagaaacagctGACTAATGTAGAATATTGTGCTTCCTCTCCTTTACGTTTATGCCTCAGCCACTTCCCTTCCTTATTTTAATTCAAGATCCTTTAAGTAACTCCTCTATGGTTTGTCTCCCTTGTGTATTTCTGTCTCTTTAACCCCATCAAGACTACTTGGATCTGGCAACTAAAAGAGCTCCTCACTAACCTTGAGTAAGAGCAATGGGCCCAAAGTAATTTGTTTCCATGACATCCCGCTGAACTGAGAGGTGGGTGTCCAGTATGTTGCCGCGGTAACTGATTCCAGCATTATTGATAAGGACATCCACTTGTCCGTAACATTTCAGGATCTCCTCTGCAGCTCGGTCCACTGTGTCGGTGTCAGAAAGGTCGAAGGTAACGGTGCTGGGAGTGTACGTCTGGTGGTTGAACACAACAGAACAGAACTTTCATCTACCTAtgaattttttagtttttattttactataatactatgcatttcctttttttattatcatgattattattattttaacaattttccatttattttttgctcacttacttattattattattattattattattattgttattattttgtctgtttgtttggctgtttcttcttgcttttattttattttatttatttatttatttccccctcACATAACAATAttgcatacataaatacataaattaacaaAACAGAACAGGTATCATATGTCTGCACCAGTATTGTATTCAAGCTGTTtcaagtaagtgtgtgtgtacacacctGCCTCTGTGAGCCTGTTGAACTTGCTGTAAGCTCCTGGACCACCTGCTGCAGACGAGCTGCATCTCGTCCACACAGCACCAGCCGTGCGCCTGCAGCGTGAAAGACCCGGGCACACTCtgcaacacaaaaaacacacctcTTGTTCATGGTGACTATCAAACTGGGTCATGTTAGCACATGCACCACGACACCGAAACATGTTCCTGTACATTATCTTACTACTACCCAACTGAAATTAACAGCTACATAGCAATGTTATTTGGTTTGTAGAAAGCATCTACATGTAAGTTGAAGAGCAGAAGAAATGGAGGCCGACCTTTCCCCAGTCCAGAGCTGGCCCCAGTGATGACCACCACGGCGTCCTGCAGAGCAGCTCCTGGTCTGAGGCGGACCAGTATCCTATAAAGCAGCAAGATCCCCGCACTTGCTAAAACCAGCTGAAGCACTCCTCCTCCCATGACGCGCTCCATGTCTGACAATCACCCTGCCTGCTCCACACGAGCTACCTGCACAGACAAGATCAAAACAATAGTCAGGAACAGTTTTTCCTAACTGCCACTGTTGATTTGCATGATTACAACATTTCAATCTGTTGCTCTTGTACAGAGAAGTCATCCAACAAAGGtctgttaaaacagaacattttgtcatttgtcatATGTCGAACGAACCACCTCTGGTAACCTGCAGAACACAACTTTATCTTAGCATCAACTTGGGCTActtgattgttttcattgtcgattaatcagttgattattttcttgattagtccattagttgtttggttttaaaatgtcagaagatggtgaaaaatgtcgataggtgtttcccaaagcccaagatgacgtcttcaaatgtcttattttgtccacaactcaaagacagtcagtttactgtcatagaggagtaaagaaaccagaaaatattcacatttaagaagctgcaatcagagaattttaactttttttttttcttaaaaaattaataaaaccgATTactcgattatcaaaatagttggcgattaatttaatagttgacagctaatagattaattgttgcagctctagcatCAAGCCATAGGTAACTCATGCACGGCATCAATGATGAAGGATTAGTTGATCAAtgggaaatacattttttcaGCTATTGGCTTTTGACATGTCAATTTTTGGATGGACACTGGGATTCTAACAGCTGAACTTCAGACTAAGTACGCAATTTTAAGACATGATTCTGGTAACTTGTCaatcatttttcatatttttttagtttacaggctaaatgatttattatttaaaatataatgtatagTATATTTGATAATGAAAACTATTCTTTATTGCAGCACTAGTTTTCGGATTATAAACACCAAAATAAATACCAaattctagggctgtcctcaaccaagtCGACTAACATTCAGACGactgttgactaatcgattatttgacttcgacagatctgtgaaactgagttcctccacaaagaatcacacaaaagcaccatttaaatcttgtgtttaccagagatgtgctcataagttccttagaaataagtcattcagcatgaaaaaaagcataaaaaacgactaatggACTAAATAAAtctttagtcgactaagacaaaaaacaactgattagtcgactaatcgacgaagagggggcagccctaccaAATTCAGatacaaaattaataataacaccAAAAAAGGACTTTAAATAAGCCACAGTGTGACCTTGATGTGTGTGCCCTGTAAGCTCTCGAGCCCCCGAGCCAAAGGGATTGTGAACGCTTTAAGGTCCAGTGCATTTAGTTAAGCCCCTTCCACTTGTCCCGTCtccaaaacacaacacaaacagtcAGCATGGCAACAGGGACAAGTACTGACATGTAATGAGTAGACACACAAAAGGTGGAGACACAATCTCCCTTCTTACTGTGCTGGGAAAAATATAAGGatgtgagttgttttttttctttgaaaaaataaataacatatatcCCGAGTTCATCCATCTCCGTCACAAAATACCATACTTAAGTGGGGAGAAAAATCAATGTGCAATATTAGCTGCAAAATATGTTGACTGTTGCCATACAATAAGAGGTGCTACAAGCTGCTACAAACATGCTTCTGATTAActacatctgtaaaagaatgtttatttaaaatgtgtttgggatattgtgattattttgattatttcttgtgaaattGTATGATTTATTAATATGTAATTTCACTTTGGCAATAATATaacctgaacattcatgccaataaagcttatttgaatttgagtagacacacacactcagatgaAATGAAAGGACTTTCTTTTTAAAAGGAGGCAACCCAAAGTGAAATAGACGtaata from Sebastes fasciatus isolate fSebFas1 chromosome 13, fSebFas1.pri, whole genome shotgun sequence encodes the following:
- the dhrs7b gene encoding dehydrogenase/reductase SDR family member 7B produces the protein MERVMGGGVLQLVLASAGILLLYRILVRLRPGAALQDAVVVITGASSGLGKECARVFHAAGARLVLCGRDAARLQQVVQELTASSTGSQRQTYTPSTVTFDLSDTDTVDRAAEEILKCYGQVDVLINNAGISYRGNILDTHLSVQRDVMETNYFGPIALTQALLPSMVRRRSGHIVVISSVQGKIAIPYRSAYAVSKHATQAYFDCLRAEIERYGIPVTVISPGYIKTSLSVNAVTGDGSKYGVLDKTTAMGRDPGDVAQAVLKAVRQKSKDVVLAGPLPSLAIYLRTLWPALFFKLMSSRARKEQKKDK